The proteins below come from a single Miscanthus floridulus cultivar M001 chromosome 1, ASM1932011v1, whole genome shotgun sequence genomic window:
- the LOC136449641 gene encoding probable serine acetyltransferase 2: MSSCGCLVLEKVEGDAAAKARVKAAPGAGAGAGCGSCAGDWRGRSEAIFPIYVMGSSRGSPVAAARGIVDSPEDPIWVSVKAEAKSEAEKEPILSSFLYASVLSHDCLERALSFVLANRLEDPTLLATQLIDIFNDVVLNNKDMCRSIRLDAQAFKDRDPACSQYSWALLYLKGYQSLQSYRIANVLWNQGRKVLALALQSRISEVFAVDIHPAAKIGEGILLDHGTGLVIGETAVVGNWVSLMQGVTLGGTGKEHGDRHPKIGQGALIGAGATILGNINVGEGAMIAAGSLVLKDVPPHSMAVGNPAKIVGYTEKEDPSLTMKHDARRDYFEHAAVRFR; this comes from the exons ATGTCGTCCTGCGGGTGCCTGGTGCTCGAGAAGGTGGAGGGCGACGCGGCGGCGAAGGCGAGGGTGAAGGCCGCGCCCGGCGCGGGCGCCGGCGCTGGGTGCGGCTCGTGCGCCGGGGACTGGCGGGGCCGGTCCGAGGCCATCTTCCCCATCTACGTGATGGGGAGCTCGCGGGGGAGCCccgtggcggcggcgcgcggcaTCGTCGACTCCCCCGAGGACCCCATATGGGTGTCCGTCAAGGCGGAGGCCAAGTCTGAG GCAGAAAAGGAACCTATTTTGAGTAGCTTCTTGTACGCCAGTGTGTTGTCTCATGACTGTCTGGAGCGAGCGTTGAGCTTCGTCCTTGCAAACAGGCTTGAAGATCCAACGTTGCTTGCTACTCAGCTAATCGATATTTTTAACGATGTCGTTCTGAATAACAAAGATATGTGCCGTTCCATTCGCCTTGATGCTCAG GCCTTCAAAGATAGAGATCCAGCTTGTTCCCAATATAGTTGGGCACTGTTATACCTAAAG GGTTACCAATCGTTGCAATCATATAGGATAGCTAATGTATTATGGAACCAGGGACGTAAAGTTTTGGCATTGGCACTGCAAAGCCGTATTAGTGAG GTCTTTGCTGTGGATATACATCCAG CCGCCAAAATTGGCGAGGGAATATTGTTGGATCATGGAACGGGCCTAGTCATTGGTGAAACTGCTGTAGTTGGAAATTGGGTTTCATTAATGCAG GGTGTTACACTTGGAGGTACTGGCAAGGAACATGGAGACAGGCACCCCAAGATCGGTCAGGGAGCTCTTATTGGAGCTGGTGCTACTATCCTTGGCAATATCAATGTAGGCGAAGGTGCCATGATTGCTGCTGGCTCCCTTGTTTTAAAGGATGTACCTCCCCACAG TATGGCTGTAGGTAATCCTGCAAAGATAGTTGGTTATACAGAGAAAGAAGATCCTTCTTTAACTATGAAACATG ATGCAAGGAGAGATTATTTTGAGCACGCTGCCGTCAGATTCAGATGA
- the LOC136449648 gene encoding butanoate--CoA ligase AAE1-like has product MRAAAASAIRRLFPRCSISISGSGSCSGGSHWHSQNQSRNYFNPHWDYSNRLARPRALLNFSPCHPRGSSLSPPPTPAVASLLCFSSLSGTEEEEAAAVALDMDAGTVRCAANHAPLSPISFIERAAAVYGPRPAVVYGDRRHTWAEVRGRCLRVAASLATRFGVARGDVVAVLSPNVPAMYELHFAVPMAGAVLCTFNTRHDAAMVSLLLKHSGAKVFVVESNLLDIGRAALKRLGESNSAAALPVLLTISDDTDSDDYEDLVRNAPDRFDIRWPADELDPITLNYTSGTTSRPKGVVYSHRGAYLNTIATVLAYDITAMPTYLWTVPMFHCNGWNLPWGVAMQGGTNVCLRHFTAEVIFDSIARHGVTHMGGAPTVLNMIANAPPAERRPPPGPVRVMTGGAPPPPRVLFAVEELGFVVYHIYGLTETYGPATVCTWMPEWDALPAEDRARLKARQGFHHIAMQDADVKNPTTMESVPHDGETVGEVMFRGNTVMSGYYKDLRATMESMAGGWLHTGDLAVRHPDGYIELKDRAKDIIISGGENISSIEVESVIFSHPAVLEAAVVARPDDHWGETPCAFVKLKDGASATEAEIINFCRERLPHYMAPKTVVFEDLPKTSTGKTQKFVLRDKARAMGSLTKIASSKM; this is encoded by the exons ATGAGAGCCGCGGCGGCCTCTGCGATCCGCAGGCTATTCCCCCGCTGCAGCATCAGcatcagcggcagcggcagctgcAGCGGCGGGTCGCACTGGCACTCACAGAATCAGTCCCGCAACTATTTTAATCCCCACTGGGATTACTCTAATCGCCTGGCGCGACCTCGCGCGCTGCTTAATTTCTCGCCATGCCACCCTCGGGGGTCGTCGCTTTCTCCCCCTCCTACTCCTGCCGTGGCGTCTCTGCTATGCTTCTCCAGCCTCTCGggaacagaggaggaggaggcggcggcggtggcgctggacATGGACGCCGGCACGGTGCGGTGCGCGGCCAACCACGCGCCGCTGTCCCCCATCAGCTTCATcgagcgcgccgccgccgtctaCGGGCCCCGGCCCGCGGTGGTGTACGGGGACCGGCGCCACACGTGGGCGGAGGTCCGGGGGCGCTGCCTCCGCGTGGCGGCCTCGCTCGCCACACGCTTCGGCGTCGCGCGCGGTGATGTG GTCGCTGTCCTCAGCCCCAACGTGCCGGCGATGTACGAGCTGCACTTCGCCGTGCCCATGGCCGGCGCGGTGCTCTGCACGTTCAACACGCGGCACGACGCGGCCATGGTGTCGTTGCTGCTGAAGCACTCCGGCGCCAAGGTGTTCGTCGTCGAGTCAAACCTCCTCGACATCGGGAGAGCCGCGTTGAAGCGCCTCGGCGAGTCCAACTCCGCCGCCGCCCTTCCGGTCCTGCTCACCATCTCAGACGACACCGACTCCGACGACTACGAGGATCTCGTCAGGAACGCCCCGGACCGGTTCGACATCCGGTGGCCGGCGGACGAGCTGGACCCGATCACGCTCAACTACACGTCCGGCACGACGTCGCGGCCCAAGGGCGTGGTGTACAGCCACCGCGGCGCGTACCTCAACACCATCGCCACGGTGCTCGCGTACGACATCACCGCCATGCCGACGTACCTGTGGACGGTGCCCATGTTCCACTGCAACGGCTGGAACCTGCCGTGGGGCGTCGCCATGCAGGGCGGCACCAACGTGTGCCTCCGCCACTTCACCGCGGAGGTCATCTTCGACAGCATCGCGCGGCACGGCGTGACGCACATGGGCGGCGCGCCCACGGTGCTGAACATGATCGCCAACGCGCCGCCCGCGGAGCGGAGGCCGCCGCCGGGGCCCGTCCGCGTCATGACGggcggcgcgccgccgccgccgcgcgtccTGTTCGCGGTGGAGGAGCTCGGCTTCGTGGTGTACCACATCTACGGCCTCACGGAGACGTACGGCCCGGCGACCGTGTGCACGTGGATGCCCGAGTGGGACGCGCTGCCGGCGGAGGATCGCGCGCGGCTCAAGGCGCGGCAGGGGTTCCACCACATCGCGATGCAGGACGCGGACGTCAAGAACCCAACAACGATGGAGAGCGTGCCGCACGACGGTGAGACGGTGGGCGAGGTGATGTTCCGAGGCAACACCGTGATGAGCGGCTACTATAAGGACCTCAGGGCGACCATGGAGTCGATGGCCGGCGGGTGGCTGCACACCGGGGACCTCGCCGTGCGGCACCCCGACGGGTACATCGAGCTCAAGGACCGGGCCAAGGACATCATCATCTCGGGCGGCGAGAACATCAGCTCCATCGAGGTGGAGTCGGTGATCTTCAGCCACCCTGCCGTGCTCGAGGCGGCGGTCGTGGCGAGGCCAGACGACCACTGGGGCGAGACGCCGTGCGCGTTCGTCAAGCTCAAGGACGGCGCCAGCGCTACGGAAGCGGAGATCATAAACTTTTGCCGGGAGAGGCTGCCCCACTACATGGCGCCCAAGAcggtggtgttcgaggatttgcCCAAGACTTCAACGGGGAAGACGCAGAAGTTTGTTCTCCGTGATAAGGCTCGCGCCATGGGCAGCCTGACAAAGATTGCCAGTAGCAAAATGTAA